The sequence CCCACCTGCCGGTGCTGCTCCGTTTCCGCGATCTCCTCCATTCCCGCATCACCGAGATCAACGAAGCCTTCCGCGAGGCGATCAAGGTCACCAAATACCATGGCAACTATCGCGGCGTCTATCCGATCAAGGTCAACCAGCAGCGCCAGGTCATCGAGGAGATCGCCGAGTTCGGGAAAAAATACCACTACGGCCTCGAGGCCGGATCGAAGCCGGAGCTTATCGCCGCGCTCGCGCACATGCACGATCCCGAGGCCTACATCATCTGCAACGGCTACAAGGACGAGGAGTTCATCGACCTCGCCCTGCACTCCCAGAAAATGGGCATGAAGATCATGCTTGTCCTGGAAATGCCCAGCGAGCTCGGCCTCATCCTGGAGCGTTCCCGCAAGATCGGCGTGCTGCCCAACCTCGGCATCCGCATCCGCCTTTCCACCAAAGGATCCGGCCACTGGCAGGAATCGGCGGGCGACAAGTCCGTCTTCGGCCTCAATGCCGCGCAGGTCATCGAGGTCGTGGATTCGCTCAAGGAATCCGGCCACCTCGCCTGCCTGAAAATGCTCCACTACCACCAGGGCAGCCAGATTCCGAACATCGCCGCCATCCGCGAGGGTTGCACCGAGGCGGTGCGCATGTATTGCGACCTTGTCAAGGAAGGCGCACCCATGGGCGTTCTCGACATCGGCGGCGGCATGGCCGTGGACTACGATGGCTCCCACACGAACTTCGCCTCCTCCTGCAACTACTCCATCCAGGAATACTGCACCGACATCGTAGAGGTCATCGCCCAGCAGTGCGACCGCGTCGGAGTGAAGCACCCGAACCTGATTTCCGAATCCGGCCGCGCCGTGGTCTCCTACTATTCGGTGCTGGTTTTCAACATCCTCGATGTCACCTCCGCCCAGACCACGGACAAGGAGCCGGTCATGCCGGAAAAGGCTCCGCAGAACCTGACGAACCTGTTCCACGTCAACAAGACGCTGAGCAAAAAGAACCTCCAGGAATCGATGAACGACGCGGTCTATTACCGCGACCAGGTGCGGGCCATGTTCCTCTACGGCGCCGCCACCCTCCGCGAGCGCGGCCTTGCCGAGGCGTGGTACTGGCACATCCTCACCCGCATCTCGAACATGATCTCCGACATGGACGACGTGCCCGAGGAGCTCACCGAACTCTCCAACAGCCTCGCCGATTTCTACTACGGGAATTTCTCGCTCTTCCAGTCCCTGCCCGACTCCTGGGCCATCGACCAGCTCTTCCCCGTGCTCCCCATCCACCGCCTCGACGAAAGGCCGAAACACCGCGCCGTCCTCGCCGACATCACCTGCGATTGCGATGGCAAGATCGACCGCTTCATCGACAAGGAGGATGTCGCGAAAGTCCTGCCACTCCATGACCTGAAACCCGACGAGCCCTACTACATCGGCATCTTCCTCGTCGGAGCCTACCAGGAAACCCTCGGCGACCTCCACAACCTGTTAGGCGATACCAATGTCGTCGGCGTCCATTTGGAAAAAGGCAAGCCCGTCTACACCCACGAGGTC comes from Akkermansiaceae bacterium and encodes:
- the speA gene encoding biosynthetic arginine decarboxylase → MPPSAAASKPAKTKPAKGWSTEKSAELYGVEAWGHKFFHVNKDGHVTVKLEDGENSAKVSLHDVVEGLRDRGTHLPVLLRFRDLLHSRITEINEAFREAIKVTKYHGNYRGVYPIKVNQQRQVIEEIAEFGKKYHYGLEAGSKPELIAALAHMHDPEAYIICNGYKDEEFIDLALHSQKMGMKIMLVLEMPSELGLILERSRKIGVLPNLGIRIRLSTKGSGHWQESAGDKSVFGLNAAQVIEVVDSLKESGHLACLKMLHYHQGSQIPNIAAIREGCTEAVRMYCDLVKEGAPMGVLDIGGGMAVDYDGSHTNFASSCNYSIQEYCTDIVEVIAQQCDRVGVKHPNLISESGRAVVSYYSVLVFNILDVTSAQTTDKEPVMPEKAPQNLTNLFHVNKTLSKKNLQESMNDAVYYRDQVRAMFLYGAATLRERGLAEAWYWHILTRISNMISDMDDVPEELTELSNSLADFYYGNFSLFQSLPDSWAIDQLFPVLPIHRLDERPKHRAVLADITCDCDGKIDRFIDKEDVAKVLPLHDLKPDEPYYIGIFLVGAYQETLGDLHNLLGDTNVVGVHLEKGKPVYTHEVEGDTVADVLSYVEFDPKELVSRFRNFAEKAVNDGRISPKERKEIMDLYRDGLGGYTYFES